Proteins encoded by one window of Sphaerodactylus townsendi isolate TG3544 linkage group LG02, MPM_Stown_v2.3, whole genome shotgun sequence:
- the EMC7 gene encoding ER membrane protein complex subunit 7 yields MMAAGDRSLPLALVLSLAALLLPSSWASEVAGGGEALGSGERFKIEGRAVVPGVRPQDWIAGARVLVDGEEHVGFLKTDGSFVVHDIPSGSYVVEVISPAYKFEPVRVDITSKGKMRARFVNYIKTSEVVRLPYPLQMKSSGPPSYFIKRESWGWTDFLMNPMVMMMILPLLIFVLLPKVVNTSDPDMRREMEQSMNMLNSNHELPDVSEFMTRLFSSKSSSKSSGSSSKVGKSGAGKRR; encoded by the exons ATGATGGCTGCTGGGGACCGCAGCCTCCCTCTGGCGCTGGTGCTCTCGCTGGCGGCCCTGCTGCTTCCTAGCTCTTGGGCTTCGGAGGTTGCGGGCGGCGGGGAGGCTCTGGGGTCCGGGGAACGGTTCAAGATTGAGGGTCGCGCCGTGGTGCCCGGAGTGAGACCCCAAGACTGGATCGCGGGGGCTCGAGTGCTTGTGGACGGGGAGGAGCACGTCGGCTTCCTCAA GACAGACGGAAGCTTTGTGGTTCATGATATCCCTTCTGGATCATACGTAGTTGAAGTTATATCTCCAGCTTATAAATTTGAACCAGTACGAGTGGACATCACTTCAAAAGGCAAAATGAG GGCAAGGTTTGTGAACTACATCAAAACATCAGAAGTTGTCAGGCTGCCCTATCCACTTCAGATGAAATCTTCTGGACCCCCTTCTTACTTTATAAAGAGAGAGTCTTGGGGATGGACTGATTTCTTAATGAATCCCATG gtgatgatgatgatcctTCCGTTGCTGATCTTCGTATTGCTGCCTAAAGTTGTCAACACAAGTGATCCTGACATGCGGCGG GAAATGGAGCAGTCAATGAATATGCTGAATTCTAACCATGAGCTGCCTGATGTTTCAGAGTTCATGACAAGACTTTTCTCTTCAAAATCTTCTAGCAAGTCTAGTGGTAGTAGCAGTAAAGTAGGGAAAAGTGGGGCAGGAAAAAGGAGGTAG